ATatgtataaaaataatatattatccaTCAATGCATTCAACAtacttaatatttttttttccagaTATAATATGAGTTTTACAACACATGCACACACAAATCTTGTAACAAATCGATGATCTACTAAAACTTACATACTGTGGCGGAGATGAGTAGCAGCTCACCGACGTTGGAGGTCAATATATCGATATttcatttttattgtttttatttgaaattcaatttattgtatttttatatttaaaataattaaaattattatttgtcATTTGATCAAATTATTTAAATTGAGATGTCATACTACTGTccaaaaaattgaaattaaaataataaagtatcaATTGACGTCAAGCAAAAAATTAAgaagaaatccaaaaataaaaaaataaaaatagaagtaGAAAAAGACCTAAAAAATGTGATTGTAATTTTGTGTTAGAAGAAAAATACTATAATAAAAGTTGATAAAGAAGCTAATGATCTTTATTTTTGAGAGAGCAGCagtgaaataaattttatttagcatcataaattattttaaattagaattaatcttttttcaaattttatttagcacttgaattgaatatatatatatatatatatatatatatatatatatatatatataagtgtatATGTGTATTTtataaacaattgaatcaaattaaactagattaatcatcaatcaaattattattatttctgcAACAGACACTCCAATACTATTGACTTATTGGCGCCAGTCAAACTGATTGATGATATACAAAATCAAACTATAATATATTGAAAATACATAATACCAGCACAAGATTCCATCCTAGAATTTGAAATTGGAGCACTCGACTTCTTCCCATAGGAGTGTGGAAGTAAAAGCCAGCCTGTTAGAAGCAAGATCAAACTGCAAAAGATTATCCTGCAACTGGTGTGCCCCAATCACTATTGGTGTTGTTATTACAGGCTCATCACCTGCATTCAAAAACGCTAAACACACTACATCGCTGCTCACCTCCACCACTGAATTAGCTCCATACATTTCCCAGTATAAATTCTTGTTGTTCTCGAACACCAGCGCGATGTCGGGGACACCAACTCCAAGAGGTGTCATTCCCATATTTCCTATTGTATAGCAATCTGTAAAGGGGGCCATAGGTGCTACTTTGCTCACATTCCAAACTGCAATCTCCTCATCAAACGCCTTAACCAGAGCCTTGTATATAGAGGTTTCCAGCTTGGTGTAAGGTTCTACTGTGGATATTTTTGTTCCCCCCTTCCCCGTCTCTTTAAACTCAAGCAACGTTGAGTTTACGTGAATGGGTTTTTTGTTTACCATAATAGATGTGACCTCGACGAAATACTCTGGCGATGGGGGTCCTCGTATCACAATGGATGATCCTGTGAATATAGTGTTGATGTAGAGTCGTGTATGTTTGAATCTTGATGAGACGTCAATAGCCTTTGATGTATTGTAACCTGGATAGAATACATATGGAGAGTCACCAAAGAACATAACACCACTGGATTTGGAAGTGGAAGGCAAGCATATGGCGAATTTACGCCGAAAGCTTCCACCAAATGCTGAAGAAAGTTGAGTTGGCAGAGCAATTCGTTCCCTTCCAAGTCCAATCATTCCCTTAGCACCACCAGCAAGACTACTAAGATCCCAAGCATTGGCACAAGCGAAGATAAAATCAGAAATAGATACGGTTGAGCCGGCCTGTACACCGTCC
The Hevea brasiliensis isolate MT/VB/25A 57/8 chromosome 15, ASM3005281v1, whole genome shotgun sequence genome window above contains:
- the LOC110655194 gene encoding probable aspartic proteinase GIP2; this encodes MASSLVQLLLFSCFISISFSVAQTSSKPKALVLPVSKDATTLQYVTQLNMGTPLAHKDFVVNLGGRHLWMDCDDGSYVSSTYKQSLCGSAPCSVAKATCSGACLPGHHRPGCNNETCYVLSENTVRGGYEVGDVSRDIIALQSTDGVQAGSTVSISDFIFACANAWDLSSLAGGAKGMIGLGRERIALPTQLSSAFGGSFRRKFAICLPSTSKSSGVMFFGDSPYVFYPGYNTSKAIDVSSRFKHTRLYINTIFTGSSIVIRGPPSPEYFVEVTSIMVNKKPIHVNSTLLEFKETGKGGTKISTVEPYTKLETSIYKALVKAFDEEIAVWNVSKVAPMAPFTDCYTIGNMGMTPLGVGVPDIALVFENNKNLYWEMYGANSVVEVSSDVVCLAFLNAGDEPVITTPIVIGAHQLQDNLLQFDLASNRLAFTSTLLWEEVECSNFKF